One region of Rana temporaria chromosome 11, aRanTem1.1, whole genome shotgun sequence genomic DNA includes:
- the IL17C gene encoding interleukin-17C — MHTLWFLLLAVISASYCYASRHLRGSHKSHELANCFSDQDLAESGEKVAQRFVGHRMDWNKYSSVKLVEQLENPEKRKRRKRNPQVSCPNYEVISKGIDISERSISPWTYRIDVDEDRFPQKLAFAKCLCNHCISTFTGKETSSLNSAAVNQSMLVLRKETCPHNRNMYTFRIEYLNVPVACTCVVPLY; from the exons ATGCATACACTG TGGTTTTTACTGTTGGCAGTTATCTCGGCCAGTTACTGCTATGCCAGTCGTCATTTAAGAGGATCACACAAGTCCCATGAGCTTGCAAATTGTTTCAGCGACCAAGATCTGGCGGAATCGGGCGAAAAAGTGGCGCAGCGTTTCGTTGGTCACCGGATGGACTGGAATAAGTACAGCTCTGTGAAGCTGGTGGAGCAGCTGGAGAATCCTGAAAAGAGGAAAAGGCGTAAGAGGAACCCACAAGTCAGCTGCCCAAACTACGAAGTTATTTCAAAAGGCATAGACATATCCGAGCGCTCCATCTCACCCTGGACCTACAG GATTGATGTGGATGAGGACCGCTTCCCCCAAAAGTTGGCCTTTGCCAAGTGCCTGTGCAACCACTGCATCAGCACCTTTACCGGAAAAGAGACCAGCTCCTTGAACTCTGCCGCTGTTAACCAAAGCATGCTGGTGCTGCGGAAGGAAACCTGCCCACACAACAGAAACATGTACACGTTCAGGATAGAGTACCTGAACGTCCCCGTGGCCTGCACCTGTGTCGTACCTCTTTATTAA